A stretch of the Gemmatimonadota bacterium genome encodes the following:
- a CDS encoding sigma-54-dependent Fis family transcriptional regulator has protein sequence MAHILFVDDDPTVGAILHDTLFRMGHTPYGASNIPEALGVLQRESLDLIILDHRMPGMTGLEFLEYLREEGSDVPVIMLTGHGSIEHAVAAIKAGAVDYITKPVRADQLEVAVSAALELSRLRRENESLRREVMALRHERQIIGDSPQIRQMLNVIATAAPTRATVLLQGESGTGKELAARALHEQSPRRDRPFIQLNCAAIPENLVESALFGHEKGAFTGALKRVEGAFERADGGTLLLDEISEMRLDLQAKLLRVLQEQRFERVGGTSPITVDVRIVATTNRDLALESAEGRFRQDLFYRLSVIPIRIPPLRERRDDIAVLAYRFALKTAKESGHPFDGISPAAIQLLQDYAWPGNVRELQHTIERAVILSPDAILQPHHFDSARLGLVVGGGPTPMKGTPIIRPVAAPIPGATPVPTDPNGFWLPSLDVVVAEELLIDEALQRAGGNRTKAATLLNMSVRTLRHKLNAAGKEE, from the coding sequence ATGGCGCACATCCTGTTCGTCGACGACGATCCCACGGTCGGCGCGATCCTCCACGACACGCTCTTCCGGATGGGACACACGCCGTACGGCGCGTCCAACATCCCGGAAGCGCTCGGCGTGCTGCAGCGGGAGTCGCTCGACCTCATCATCCTCGACCACCGGATGCCCGGCATGACCGGGCTCGAGTTCCTGGAGTACCTGCGGGAGGAAGGGAGCGACGTCCCGGTCATCATGCTCACCGGGCACGGTTCCATCGAGCACGCGGTCGCGGCCATCAAGGCCGGGGCAGTGGACTACATCACCAAGCCGGTGCGGGCCGACCAGCTCGAAGTGGCCGTCAGTGCCGCGCTCGAACTCTCACGCCTCCGCCGGGAGAACGAGTCGCTCCGCCGCGAGGTGATGGCACTTCGCCACGAGCGCCAGATCATCGGCGATTCGCCGCAGATCCGGCAGATGCTGAACGTGATCGCGACCGCCGCCCCCACCCGCGCGACCGTCCTCCTGCAGGGCGAGTCGGGCACTGGCAAGGAGTTGGCCGCTCGTGCGCTGCACGAGCAGAGCCCGCGCCGCGACCGCCCCTTCATCCAGCTCAACTGCGCGGCGATCCCCGAGAACCTCGTCGAGTCCGCCCTCTTCGGGCACGAGAAGGGCGCCTTCACCGGGGCGCTCAAGCGGGTGGAGGGCGCCTTCGAGCGCGCCGACGGCGGCACCCTGCTCCTGGACGAGATCTCGGAGATGCGCCTCGATCTCCAAGCCAAGCTGCTGCGCGTCCTGCAGGAGCAGCGCTTCGAGCGGGTGGGCGGCACGAGCCCCATCACCGTCGACGTGCGCATCGTCGCCACCACCAATCGGGACCTCGCGCTGGAGTCCGCCGAAGGGCGGTTCCGCCAGGACCTCTTCTATAGACTGTCGGTCATCCCCATCCGGATCCCGCCGCTCCGCGAGCGCCGGGACGACATCGCCGTCCTCGCCTATCGCTTCGCGCTCAAGACGGCGAAGGAGAGCGGGCATCCGTTCGATGGGATCAGCCCGGCGGCGATCCAGCTCCTGCAGGACTACGCGTGGCCGGGCAACGTGCGCGAGCTCCAGCACACCATCGAGCGGGCGGTGATCCTCTCTCCCGACGCGATCCTCCAGCCGCACCACTTCGACTCGGCGCGCCTCGGACTCGTCGTCGGCGGTGGGCCGACGCCCATGAAGGGAACGCCGATCATTCGGCCGGTCGCGGCCCCCATCCCCGGCGCGACACCCGTGCCGACCGACCCGAACGGCTTCTGGCTGCCGTCGCTCGACGTCGTCGTCGCGGAGGAACTGCTCATCGACGAGGCGCTTCAACGGGCGGGCGGCAACCGCACCAAGGCGGCCACGCTGCTCAACATGAGCGTCCGCACGTTGCGGCATAAGCTGAACGCGGCCGGCAAGGAAGAGTAG
- the flgL gene encoding flagellar hook-associated protein FlgL — protein sequence MRVTSNLLVRDQLTALQSSAQAMVRAQAQVTSGKRMMAGSDDPVGSRDVMAADGRLRAITQYRRGLDTAKGRLALQDQVMTQVTSLLTRAQELTVAAATDTIDANSRATIQKEVEGMFNELVALANTSVEGEYLFGGHRVTERPFEVTGTGATMTYTTTGAAGDRPIEVDAGRTIIPTDDGATLFLDTGVLDAVRDLAVELAGPASAGNTALRAVGQTLTASFDAVQERVGALGARASTMDLVGANLDAFEGSLQAFRSQISEVDFEAAAVELISRQNAYQSALLASSKVLGLNLSDYLR from the coding sequence ATGCGCGTCACGAGCAACCTCCTCGTGCGAGACCAACTGACGGCCCTGCAATCCTCTGCCCAGGCGATGGTCCGGGCGCAGGCGCAGGTCACGTCCGGCAAGCGGATGATGGCAGGGTCGGATGACCCGGTCGGCAGCCGTGACGTGATGGCGGCCGACGGTCGCCTCCGGGCGATCACGCAGTACCGGCGCGGCCTCGACACGGCCAAGGGCCGGTTGGCGCTGCAGGACCAGGTGATGACGCAGGTCACCTCCCTCCTGACCCGCGCGCAGGAACTGACCGTCGCCGCGGCCACCGACACGATCGACGCCAACTCGCGTGCGACGATCCAGAAGGAGGTCGAGGGGATGTTCAACGAGCTCGTCGCGCTCGCGAACACCTCGGTCGAGGGCGAGTACCTCTTCGGCGGGCACCGCGTGACGGAGCGGCCGTTCGAGGTGACGGGCACCGGCGCCACGATGACGTACACGACCACCGGCGCGGCCGGCGACCGGCCGATCGAGGTCGATGCGGGCCGGACGATCATCCCGACCGATGACGGGGCGACGCTCTTCCTCGACACGGGCGTGCTCGATGCGGTGCGCGACCTCGCGGTGGAACTCGCGGGTCCGGCGAGCGCCGGCAACACCGCGTTGCGCGCCGTCGGGCAGACGCTCACTGCCTCGTTCGACGCCGTGCAGGAACGCGTGGGGGCGCTCGGCGCACGCGCGAGCACCATGGACCTGGTGGGCGCCAACCTCGATGCGTTCGAGGGGAGCCTGCAGGCCTTCCGATCCCAGATCTCCGAGGTGGACTTCGAGGCTGCGGCCGTCGAGCTCATCTCGCGCCAGAACGCCTACCAGTCGGCCCTGCTCGCGAGCAGCAAGGTGCTTGGCCTCAACCTCTCGGACTACCTGCGATGA
- the flgC gene encoding flagellar basal body rod protein FlgC, whose product MFRGLAISSSGLSAQRLRMEVASANLANAETTRTASGGPYQRRIVTMEPSITGGPIAQSMGEDLSVNGGVRVTGIAADTTNAFEKVYEPGHPHADAEGYVLYPNVDPTQELVTLMEARRLYDANATAFSSMKAMLRRAIDI is encoded by the coding sequence ATGTTCCGCGGCCTCGCGATCTCGAGCAGCGGCCTCTCCGCGCAGCGCCTCCGCATGGAGGTCGCGTCCGCGAACCTCGCGAACGCCGAGACCACGCGCACCGCCAGCGGCGGGCCCTACCAACGGAGGATCGTGACGATGGAACCCTCGATCACGGGAGGCCCGATCGCCCAGTCGATGGGAGAGGACCTTTCCGTCAATGGTGGCGTGCGGGTCACCGGCATCGCCGCAGACACGACCAACGCATTCGAGAAGGTCTACGAGCCGGGACACCCCCACGCGGATGCGGAGGGCTACGTCCTCTACCCGAACGTCGACCCCACGCAGGAACTGGTCACGCTGATGGAAGCGCGCCGCCTGTATGACGCGAACGCGACCGCGTTCTCCTCGATGAAGGCGATGCTCCGTCGCGCGATCGACATCTGA
- the fliG gene encoding flagellar motor switch protein FliG, giving the protein MSQATAHRPHKITDLSGRQKAAILCMVLGADPAAKLQQKLSPEESEAIGVEIARLTAVESSLAEEVLKEWLDLLTVADSIAHGGLEYAQRVLERAYGAPQAASILKRIQTQLADTAGLHRLRSADPSQLTTMLRNEHPQTIALILAHLNPGQTATVLKDLTPELGSEVVYRMATMAKVSPDMLQLIERSIWTEDMETQQGLSTSGGPQAVAAILALVPSSNEKSLLEGVGTRDAALAQQIRDLMFVFEDISTLDDKSVQRLLREIEIKTLALALKGASEQLTKKIMGGMSSRAVSSLQEEIENLGPQKKRDIEKAQATIVTAIRTLEESGELVLSSGTDDIVS; this is encoded by the coding sequence ATGAGCCAAGCCACCGCGCATCGCCCGCACAAGATCACGGATCTCTCCGGCCGCCAGAAGGCGGCGATCCTGTGCATGGTGCTGGGCGCCGACCCCGCCGCGAAGCTGCAGCAGAAGCTGAGCCCCGAGGAGTCCGAGGCGATCGGCGTCGAGATCGCGCGCCTCACCGCCGTGGAATCCTCGCTCGCCGAGGAAGTGCTCAAGGAATGGCTCGACCTCCTCACCGTCGCCGACTCCATCGCGCACGGCGGCCTCGAGTACGCCCAGCGCGTGCTCGAGCGCGCCTACGGCGCACCGCAGGCGGCCTCGATCCTCAAGCGCATCCAGACGCAGCTCGCCGACACGGCGGGGCTGCACCGCCTGCGCAGCGCGGATCCCTCGCAGCTCACGACGATGCTCCGAAACGAGCATCCGCAGACCATCGCGCTGATCCTCGCGCACCTCAATCCGGGCCAGACGGCGACCGTGCTGAAGGACCTGACCCCGGAGCTCGGCTCCGAGGTCGTCTATCGCATGGCGACGATGGCGAAGGTCTCGCCCGACATGCTGCAGCTCATCGAGCGATCCATCTGGACCGAGGACATGGAGACCCAGCAGGGCCTCTCGACCTCGGGTGGTCCGCAGGCGGTCGCGGCGATCCTCGCCCTCGTCCCGAGCTCGAACGAGAAGTCGCTGCTCGAAGGCGTCGGCACGCGCGATGCGGCGCTCGCCCAGCAGATCCGCGACCTCATGTTCGTCTTCGAGGACATCTCGACGCTCGACGACAAGTCGGTGCAGCGCCTGCTGCGCGAGATCGAGATCAAGACGCTGGCCCTCGCCCTCAAGGGCGCGAGCGAGCAGCTCACGAAGAAGATCATGGGCGGCATGTCCTCCCGCGCGGTCTCGTCGCTCCAAGAGGAGATCGAGAACCTCGGGCCGCAGAAGAAGCGCGACATCGAGAAGGCCCAGGCGACGATCGTCACCGCCATCCGCACCCTCGAGGAGAGCGGCGAGCTCGTGCTCTCCTCCGGCACCGACGACATCGTCTCATGA
- a CDS encoding flagellin, which yields MRINTNVSANDASRNLSRVNADVAGSMAKLSSGFRINKAGDDAAGLGIANKLRADTRALSQAAKNAEQANSLLSVAEGGLQTVGKILERMKELATQSASDNTDADGRTAIQAEFTALRTEISKIVTTTKFQGKTLLDGGFGNAVDTGAASTALAAGTGVFSATINGTAADDYDITQTANGSMTITNGSGVTQTVTGLVAGRQTVTFDQFGLTLELDANFDETTATGSADGTTIQVDAGAAGGAFMVRSSGAYTSDDLITLDNVDVTVATLGIDTDTLATSTGAQTALSNIDDAIEVVNGSLGDVGAAQNRIGYALENVKAQISNFTAAESVIRDVDMAEEMTKFSKNQILSQAGTAMLAQANQSAQGILQLLRG from the coding sequence ATGCGTATCAACACGAACGTCTCCGCGAACGATGCCTCGCGCAACCTCTCGCGCGTGAATGCTGACGTCGCGGGCTCGATGGCGAAGCTGTCGTCGGGCTTCCGCATCAACAAGGCGGGCGATGACGCCGCCGGCCTCGGCATCGCGAACAAGCTCCGCGCCGACACCCGCGCCCTCTCGCAGGCCGCGAAGAACGCCGAGCAGGCCAACTCGCTGCTCTCCGTCGCGGAAGGCGGCCTCCAGACCGTCGGCAAGATCCTCGAGCGCATGAAGGAGCTCGCCACGCAGTCGGCCTCGGACAACACCGATGCGGACGGCCGCACGGCGATCCAGGCGGAGTTCACCGCGCTGCGCACCGAGATCAGCAAGATCGTGACGACCACGAAGTTCCAGGGCAAGACGCTGCTCGACGGCGGCTTCGGCAACGCGGTCGACACCGGCGCGGCCTCGACGGCCCTCGCCGCCGGCACCGGCGTCTTCTCGGCGACGATCAACGGCACCGCCGCGGACGACTACGACATCACGCAGACCGCGAACGGCTCGATGACCATCACGAACGGCTCGGGCGTCACGCAGACCGTCACTGGCCTCGTGGCCGGCCGTCAGACGGTCACGTTCGACCAGTTCGGCCTCACCCTCGAGCTCGACGCGAACTTCGATGAGACCACCGCCACGGGTTCGGCGGATGGCACGACGATCCAGGTGGACGCGGGCGCCGCGGGTGGCGCGTTCATGGTCCGCTCGTCGGGCGCCTACACCTCCGACGACCTCATCACGCTCGACAACGTCGACGTGACCGTCGCGACGCTCGGCATCGACACCGACACGCTGGCGACCTCCACCGGCGCGCAGACGGCGCTGAGCAACATCGACGACGCGATCGAGGTCGTCAACGGCTCGCTGGGCGACGTCGGCGCGGCGCAGAACCGCATCGGCTACGCGCTCGAGAACGTCAAGGCGCAGATCTCGAACTTCACGGCCGCCGAGTCGGTCATCCGTGACGTCGACATGGCCGAGGAGATGACGAAGTTCTCGAAGAACCAGATCCTCTCGCAGGCCGGCACGGCGATGCTGGCGCAGGCGAACCAGTCGGCGCAGGGCATCCTGCAGCTGCTTCGTGGTTGA
- the fliE gene encoding flagellar hook-basal body complex protein FliE — protein MTSPIGSLSSSFSQVTPRIQDGPRQIVVPVLPGSGGAGASGGAADVGPSFKDTFTRALSEVSDTRERGAELAERFAAGEQVDLHSVMAASEEAGLALDLAIEMRNKVVEAYRSLINMQS, from the coding sequence ATGACGTCGCCCATCGGTTCACTCTCCTCGAGCTTCTCGCAGGTCACGCCGCGCATCCAGGACGGACCGCGGCAGATCGTCGTCCCGGTGCTCCCGGGTTCGGGTGGCGCGGGTGCGAGCGGTGGTGCAGCCGACGTCGGTCCCAGCTTCAAGGACACCTTCACCCGGGCCCTCAGCGAGGTCTCGGATACGCGCGAGCGCGGCGCCGAGCTCGCGGAGCGCTTCGCGGCCGGCGAACAGGTCGATCTCCATTCCGTGATGGCGGCGAGCGAGGAAGCGGGCCTGGCCCTCGACCTCGCGATCGAGATGCGGAACAAGGTGGTCGAAGCCTATCGCTCCCTCATCAACATGCAGAGCTGA
- the fliS gene encoding flagellar export chaperone FliS, producing the protein MSYATSARHSTRRGDRYRETAVLTASPGELVVMVYDHLLASLLRTRNAIAAGDHEARLTELSRARDSVAELLATLDRPRGGAIAGQLSGLYTFFLRELTTLGVDPAVDRLDRITTMVRELREAFVGIQQGAAR; encoded by the coding sequence ATGTCCTACGCCACCTCAGCCCGACACAGCACCCGCCGCGGCGATCGCTATCGCGAGACCGCCGTCCTGACCGCGAGTCCGGGCGAACTCGTCGTGATGGTCTACGACCACCTGCTCGCCAGCCTCCTGCGCACGCGCAATGCGATCGCCGCCGGTGATCACGAGGCCCGCCTCACCGAACTCTCCCGCGCGCGCGACTCCGTCGCCGAGCTGCTCGCCACGCTCGACCGCCCCCGCGGCGGCGCCATCGCCGGCCAGCTGAGCGGCCTCTACACGTTCTTCCTTCGCGAACTCACCACGCTCGGTGTGGACCCGGCGGTGGACCGGCTCGACCGGATCACCACGATGGTCCGCGAACTGCGCGAGGCGTTCGTGGGCATCCAGCAGGGAGCGGCCCGATGA
- the fliF gene encoding flagellar M-ring protein FliF: MPPALLALFDRVGGPRRAAILVIGLAAAAGVFGLARWASAPTWVPAFGSVPIGDVGTLTDRLTAAGIEFKLGAGGSTVLVKADEVPKARVALARAGVLPNDGRPGMEIFETSVFGETDREKQIKVQRALEGELERSIGGLRGIARARVHLVLGESDTYGVAPPPAEASIILEPNGSDGISPEVVRGIARTVANAVPGLTSDHVNISDDAGRTLNEGDEEGSISSLTSRQLTVQQEVEKNLRDKAERLLAPILGAGNSRVQVNASLTFDRIERQSRTFDPNRAAVTMETKSEVIPGTDGGAAEVKTGAEYDNTVSTENVSSAVGTIERLSVAVLLAAPVPPVADTATATAGIALAAPVDSAALRGQVETLVKSAVGYDEARGDVVTVTMLPFTPKPVLPVAPPLTTLEQIRTVQRPALSALGILLAFIIAMMTLRAASRPADSTAQLADGAMAGYLPPDPQANPAAYAAYQQQFQQQMQQQLQPPHAGGAHAPGQPHAVMPAAPRMAPQIIVPNNPMREQVLASVEQQPEVAAKLMRAWLRDG; the protein is encoded by the coding sequence ATGCCTCCCGCCCTGCTCGCCCTCTTCGACCGCGTCGGCGGCCCGCGCCGCGCCGCGATCCTCGTCATCGGCCTCGCCGCCGCAGCCGGCGTGTTCGGCCTCGCGCGCTGGGCCAGTGCGCCCACCTGGGTCCCCGCCTTCGGCAGCGTGCCGATCGGCGACGTGGGCACCCTCACCGACCGCCTGACCGCCGCGGGAATCGAGTTCAAGCTCGGCGCCGGCGGCAGCACGGTGCTCGTGAAGGCGGACGAAGTACCGAAGGCACGCGTCGCGCTCGCGCGCGCCGGGGTGCTGCCGAACGACGGGCGGCCGGGCATGGAGATCTTCGAGACCTCGGTGTTCGGCGAGACCGATCGGGAGAAGCAGATCAAGGTGCAACGCGCCCTCGAAGGCGAGCTCGAGCGGTCGATCGGTGGGCTGCGGGGCATCGCGCGCGCGCGCGTGCATCTCGTGCTGGGGGAGTCCGACACCTACGGCGTCGCACCGCCGCCCGCCGAAGCGAGCATCATCCTCGAGCCCAACGGCTCCGACGGCATCAGTCCGGAGGTCGTGCGCGGGATCGCACGGACGGTCGCCAACGCCGTCCCGGGCCTGACGAGCGATCATGTCAACATCTCCGACGACGCCGGACGCACGCTGAACGAGGGGGACGAGGAAGGCAGCATCTCGTCGCTCACCAGCCGCCAGCTCACCGTCCAGCAGGAGGTCGAGAAGAACCTCCGCGACAAGGCGGAACGCCTGCTCGCGCCGATCCTCGGGGCGGGCAACTCGCGGGTGCAGGTGAACGCGTCCCTCACCTTCGATCGCATCGAACGCCAGTCGCGGACCTTCGACCCCAATCGGGCCGCGGTCACCATGGAGACGAAGTCCGAGGTGATCCCGGGCACCGACGGCGGGGCGGCGGAGGTGAAGACCGGGGCCGAATACGACAACACCGTCTCCACCGAGAACGTGAGCTCCGCGGTCGGCACGATCGAACGGCTCTCCGTGGCCGTCCTGCTCGCCGCGCCGGTGCCGCCGGTCGCGGATACGGCCACGGCGACCGCCGGCATCGCCCTGGCCGCGCCCGTCGACTCCGCTGCGCTTCGCGGCCAGGTCGAGACACTCGTGAAGAGCGCCGTCGGCTACGACGAAGCCCGCGGCGACGTCGTGACCGTCACCATGCTGCCCTTCACGCCCAAGCCGGTGCTTCCCGTGGCGCCGCCGCTGACGACGCTCGAGCAGATCCGCACCGTGCAGCGCCCGGCGCTCAGCGCGCTCGGCATCCTGCTCGCGTTCATCATCGCGATGATGACCCTTCGCGCCGCGAGCCGCCCCGCCGACTCCACGGCACAGCTCGCCGACGGGGCGATGGCCGGATACCTGCCGCCCGATCCGCAGGCGAACCCGGCCGCGTACGCCGCCTATCAGCAGCAGTTCCAGCAGCAGATGCAGCAGCAACTGCAGCCGCCGCACGCCGGTGGCGCCCACGCGCCCGGCCAGCCACACGCGGTGATGCCGGCGGCGCCGCGCATGGCGCCGCAGATCATCGTGCCGAACAACCCCATGCGCGAGCAGGTCCTCGCCTCGGTCGAGCAGCAGCCCGAGGTCGCCGCCAAGCTCATGCGCGCCTGGCTGCGCGACGGCTGA
- the fliD gene encoding flagellar filament capping protein FliD, which produces MTTPIGSFQGLASGIQWRDLVDQIIEVETARALQPVSGSLGAEQRRIEGWTAISAAVTRARDALAALKDGSAFRTKSATVGTTASGRALATVGSIANAAPGRYAVAVENLARSEKLTGLAVADPAEALGLSGRFSLNGTSITIETTDTLSRVRDKINAANTGGAPTRAAATIVTANGASRLVLTSETTGARGLELADDRSGAGGTSTLEALGFIDATRSINTGADGKARSIRVSSTTLATAAALGISVSPSPATIMVNGRTLTVDLENDSLAQVVARINALSPNAASIESETEGGTTWSRLAIAGSVAGDGSNASNVVLEALGLRVGGRTSSVTQAVTLDSVLTGFGASTATGSTLLTDLGVGSVAGLQAGDVITLAGTDGAGAAVNHTYTVSGTDTVDDLLASIESAFAGGQDVDASIVGGQIRLTDSVSGESRLAVTLSAGLQSGATLDFGSTTTSFGRVRQLAAGEDALIRVDGALITSRTNTVAGAVGGATLTLTGEEAGAEFEVAITNTRETSVGVVEEFAKAYNALTTAIASETKADGRLPFASSARSVLGAMKGILLSNQVGLGASAQYLRAGSVGLSLQKDGTLKLDSTAFKAALDTDPLGVESLFRSAGTAANASVQYVGADGVTPSSVSALVVTRAATRSTTLGAAFATYTAGATPASMTVTAEGSGRSATITLANGDTPAILAAKLQAAFNEENVAVNASVEGGALRLTSTDYGSLGGFTVAYTDPGAEAPGTQLGLAAGSFDTGLDAAGTLDGEAMTGAGQLLTSLKGLVLRYTGTDDNATSEVRYSRGLAGSLSQSAESVLASGSGAAALQMDSARTRIAALEKREIDILGRLERRRAALVADFSRMETLLSQLQSQGSWLSSQVTTMNAIAGARAG; this is translated from the coding sequence GTGACGACACCCATCGGTTCGTTCCAAGGCCTCGCGAGCGGCATCCAGTGGCGCGACCTCGTCGACCAGATCATCGAGGTCGAGACGGCGCGCGCACTCCAACCCGTGAGCGGTTCGCTCGGCGCCGAACAGCGGCGCATCGAAGGTTGGACCGCGATCTCCGCGGCCGTGACCCGCGCGCGGGACGCGCTCGCCGCGCTCAAGGACGGCAGTGCCTTCCGCACCAAGTCGGCCACCGTCGGCACGACCGCATCGGGGCGCGCGCTGGCCACGGTCGGCTCCATCGCCAACGCGGCACCGGGCCGCTACGCCGTCGCGGTCGAGAATCTGGCACGCTCGGAGAAGCTCACCGGGCTCGCCGTCGCGGATCCCGCCGAGGCGCTGGGTCTGAGCGGACGCTTCTCGCTCAATGGCACCTCGATCACGATCGAGACGACCGACACGCTGTCGCGCGTGCGGGACAAGATCAACGCCGCCAACACCGGCGGCGCGCCGACGCGGGCTGCGGCCACGATCGTGACCGCGAACGGCGCGAGCCGGCTCGTTCTCACCTCCGAGACCACCGGCGCGCGTGGCCTCGAGCTCGCCGACGACCGCAGCGGTGCGGGCGGCACGAGCACCCTCGAGGCGCTCGGCTTCATCGACGCCACGCGGTCCATCAACACCGGCGCCGACGGCAAGGCGCGCTCCATCCGCGTCTCGTCCACCACGCTCGCCACAGCGGCGGCGCTCGGCATCAGCGTCTCGCCGTCCCCGGCGACGATCATGGTCAACGGGCGCACCCTGACCGTGGACCTCGAGAACGACTCGCTCGCGCAGGTCGTGGCGCGCATCAACGCGCTGAGCCCGAATGCCGCGTCGATCGAGTCCGAGACCGAAGGGGGCACCACCTGGTCGCGCCTCGCGATCGCCGGGTCGGTCGCCGGCGACGGCTCGAACGCCTCGAACGTCGTCCTCGAAGCACTCGGACTCCGCGTCGGCGGGCGCACGAGCAGTGTCACGCAGGCCGTGACGCTCGACTCGGTCCTCACGGGCTTCGGCGCCTCGACGGCGACCGGCAGCACGCTGCTGACCGACCTCGGCGTCGGCTCGGTCGCGGGGCTGCAGGCCGGTGACGTCATCACGCTCGCGGGCACCGACGGTGCCGGCGCGGCGGTGAACCATACCTATACGGTGAGCGGCACCGACACGGTCGATGACCTGCTCGCCTCGATCGAGTCCGCGTTCGCGGGCGGTCAGGATGTCGACGCGTCGATCGTGGGCGGCCAGATCCGCCTGACCGACAGCGTGAGTGGTGAGTCTCGCCTGGCCGTCACGCTCTCGGCGGGCCTGCAGTCCGGCGCCACCCTCGACTTCGGGTCCACCACGACCTCGTTCGGTCGCGTGCGTCAACTCGCCGCCGGCGAGGACGCGCTTATCCGCGTGGATGGCGCGCTCATCACGTCGCGCACCAACACCGTCGCCGGCGCCGTCGGCGGCGCGACCCTCACGCTCACCGGCGAGGAGGCCGGCGCGGAGTTCGAGGTGGCGATCACCAACACGCGCGAGACCTCGGTCGGCGTGGTGGAGGAGTTCGCCAAGGCGTACAACGCCCTCACCACCGCCATCGCGTCCGAGACCAAGGCCGACGGACGCCTGCCGTTCGCCAGCAGTGCGCGGTCGGTGCTTGGCGCGATGAAGGGGATCCTCCTCTCGAACCAGGTGGGCCTCGGTGCCTCGGCGCAGTACCTGCGCGCGGGGAGCGTGGGGCTCTCCCTGCAGAAGGACGGCACCCTGAAGCTCGACTCGACCGCCTTCAAGGCGGCGCTCGACACCGATCCGCTCGGCGTCGAATCGCTGTTCCGTTCGGCGGGCACCGCGGCGAATGCCAGCGTGCAGTACGTCGGCGCGGACGGTGTGACACCGTCGTCGGTGTCGGCCCTGGTCGTGACGCGCGCGGCGACGCGCAGCACCACGCTCGGTGCGGCCTTCGCGACCTACACCGCGGGCGCGACGCCAGCCTCGATGACCGTTACCGCCGAGGGCTCCGGCCGCAGCGCGACGATCACGCTCGCCAACGGAGACACCCCGGCGATCCTCGCCGCGAAGTTGCAGGCCGCCTTCAACGAGGAGAACGTCGCGGTGAACGCGAGCGTGGAGGGCGGGGCACTCCGGCTCACGAGCACCGACTACGGCTCGCTCGGCGGCTTCACCGTCGCGTACACGGATCCTGGCGCCGAGGCCCCCGGGACGCAGCTCGGGCTCGCCGCCGGCTCGTTCGACACCGGGCTCGACGCCGCCGGCACGCTTGACGGCGAGGCGATGACCGGTGCGGGGCAGCTGCTCACCTCGCTCAAGGGGCTCGTGCTGCGCTACACCGGCACCGACGACAACGCGACGTCCGAGGTGCGCTACTCGCGCGGCCTCGCGGGATCGCTGAGCCAGAGCGCCGAGTCGGTGCTCGCGTCGGGGAGCGGCGCGGCCGCGCTGCAGATGGACTCGGCGCGCACGCGCATCGCCGCGCTCGAGAAGCGCGAGATCGACATCCTCGGGCGACTCGAGCGTCGGCGCGCGGCGCTCGTCGCCGACTTCTCGCGCATGGAGACGCTGCTCTCGCAGTTGCAGTCGCAAGGCTCATGGTTGTCGTCACAGGTGACGACGATGAACGCGATCGCCGGCGCGCGCGCCGGCTGA
- the fliW gene encoding flagellar assembly protein FliW has product MTATAPDLMDRSSGTPSRRASDRANERAIERPTMHKMRRTKLRSQLLGELIVDEDAILEFPDGLFGFASCKRWVLVGAGKPGWCWLHAMDHPALAFLLVDPFDAYPEFAVTLTPQDLAALGVSSATQVGVFAIVTLPRAAGEAMTANLQGPVAIAASSRRGRQLVLGDARFAARAPLTVSHGATATPLAQVLREADDTEA; this is encoded by the coding sequence ATGACGGCGACCGCGCCCGACCTGATGGACCGTTCCTCCGGCACCCCGTCGCGCCGCGCGAGCGATCGTGCGAACGAGCGCGCGATCGAGCGGCCGACGATGCACAAGATGCGGCGCACGAAGCTGCGGTCGCAGCTGCTGGGCGAGCTCATCGTGGACGAGGATGCGATCCTCGAGTTCCCCGACGGGCTGTTCGGCTTCGCGAGCTGCAAGCGCTGGGTGCTCGTGGGCGCGGGGAAGCCGGGATGGTGCTGGCTGCACGCGATGGATCATCCGGCGCTCGCGTTCCTGCTCGTCGATCCGTTCGATGCGTATCCGGAGTTCGCGGTGACGCTCACGCCGCAGGACCTCGCGGCGCTCGGCGTCTCCAGCGCGACGCAGGTGGGCGTCTTCGCGATCGTCACGCTGCCGCGCGCGGCGGGCGAGGCGATGACGGCGAACCTGCAGGGTCCGGTGGCGATCGCCGCCTCGTCGCGGCGCGGCCGGCAGCTCGTGCTGGGCGATGCGCGTTTCGCCGCGCGCGCGCCCTTGACGGTGTCACACGGTGCGACGGCGACACCGCTCGCTCAAGTCCTGCGCGAAGCCGACGACACTGAAGCGTGA